From the Excalfactoria chinensis isolate bCotChi1 chromosome 1, bCotChi1.hap2, whole genome shotgun sequence genome, one window contains:
- the MEIG1 gene encoding meiosis expressed gene 1 protein homolog isoform X3 has translation MSEVSAAASKADIKPKSICHAKKWSDEVENLYRFQQAGYRDEVEYKQVKQVDTVECWPETGFVKKLQRKDNTFYYYNKQRECEDKDVHKVKVYVY, from the exons ATGTCCGAAGTTTCTGCAGCTGCGTCTAAAGCTGACATCAAACCAAAATCTATCTGTCATGCCAAGAAATGGTCAGATGAGGTGGAGAACTTATACAGGTTCCAGCAAGCTGGGTACAGAGATGAAGTTGAATATAAACAAGTAAAACAAGTTGATACG GTAGAGTGTTGGCCAGAAACTGGATTTGTGAAGAAGCTTCAGAGAAAGGACAACACCTTCTATTATTACAATAAGCAAAGAGAATGCGAAGACAAAGATGTTCATAAAGTGAAAGTTTATGTGTACTAA
- the MEIG1 gene encoding meiosis expressed gene 1 protein homolog isoform X1 has protein sequence MVSQEMPSASGCLEELHSSDEFGTSSKEGLKPSNMKMSEVSAAASKADIKPKSICHAKKWSDEVENLYRFQQAGYRDEVEYKQVKQVDTVECWPETGFVKKLQRKDNTFYYYNKQRECEDKDVHKVKVYVY, from the exons ATGGTGAGTCAGGAAATGCCGAGTGCATCGGGATGTCTTGAAGAACTGCACTCATCAGATGAATTCGGCACGTCCTCTAAAGAAGGACTTAAGCCCAGTAACAT GAAAATGTCCGAAGTTTCTGCAGCTGCGTCTAAAGCTGACATCAAACCAAAATCTATCTGTCATGCCAAGAAATGGTCAGATGAGGTGGAGAACTTATACAGGTTCCAGCAAGCTGGGTACAGAGATGAAGTTGAATATAAACAAGTAAAACAAGTTGATACG GTAGAGTGTTGGCCAGAAACTGGATTTGTGAAGAAGCTTCAGAGAAAGGACAACACCTTCTATTATTACAATAAGCAAAGAGAATGCGAAGACAAAGATGTTCATAAAGTGAAAGTTTATGTGTACTAA